One Roseburia rectibacter DNA window includes the following coding sequences:
- a CDS encoding glycoside hydrolase family 2 protein, translating to MRKINLFNDNYIFEKEGVTEKVTLPHTWNAADGQSASDYYRGECIYTKKFAKPELKDGEQLYLEITGANSSSKVSLNGKELASHDGGYSTYHVNLTDGLMDENELEIKVDNSPNDHVYPQKADFTFYGGLYRDVRLITVPKNHFDLDYYGGKGFYVTPEVKEDGSAEVRFDAYVCGDADEISVLVNGDSGSQSVTLYIPEDDTQTIYDEDALCGIRHYTGTLIIDNPHLWNGLKDPFLYTAAAELKKNGDIIDEVTTKFGCRNYYFDPEKGFFLNGESYPLRGVSRHQDRMGVGNALTKEMHEEDMELILSVGANSIRLAHYQHDQYFYDLCDEKGIVAWAEIPYITVHMDGGRENTISQMKELIVQNYNHASIICWAISNEISLQGVTEDLLENHRILNDMIHRMDQSRVSAMANLFMLETDSPLVSLPDIRGYNLYYGWYVGEMEDNDAFFDQFHKEHPDTVIGLTEYGADSVIKLQSPKPQKGDYTESYMAVYHEHMLEMISQRPYLWGTYVWNMFEFAAAGRDEAGDPGKNHKGLITFDRKEKKDAYYIYKAWWSDEPFVHLCGRRYADRIETVTEIKVYSNQKRIALYVDGKLFGEQEGEHIFKFEVPICGEHTIKAVCTDHEALSDEMTIQKVSEPNPAYFMDATKVCNWFEEPQEESEKEEGGYLSLNSTMAEIQAVPAGAALLAQMMKQMQGSVAGGMGKNVKIPETMMAMIARQPLKKLLAQGGIDADGEQAKILAAALGKIPKK from the coding sequence ATGAGAAAAATAAATTTATTTAATGATAATTATATATTTGAAAAGGAGGGAGTCACCGAAAAAGTGACTCTTCCGCATACCTGGAATGCAGCAGATGGACAGAGCGCATCCGATTATTACAGAGGAGAGTGCATTTACACAAAGAAATTTGCAAAACCGGAACTTAAGGATGGAGAGCAGTTATATCTTGAAATAACCGGAGCAAATTCATCATCAAAGGTAAGCCTGAATGGGAAGGAGCTTGCGTCACATGACGGAGGCTATTCTACATATCATGTAAATCTGACAGATGGACTTATGGATGAAAATGAGCTTGAAATCAAGGTGGATAATTCCCCAAATGACCACGTATATCCACAGAAAGCAGATTTTACATTTTATGGCGGCTTATACAGGGATGTGAGGCTTATCACTGTGCCAAAGAACCATTTTGACCTTGATTATTATGGTGGAAAAGGTTTTTATGTGACACCAGAAGTGAAAGAGGATGGCAGCGCAGAGGTCAGATTTGATGCATATGTATGTGGTGATGCAGATGAGATCAGTGTTTTGGTAAATGGAGATTCTGGTTCGCAGAGTGTAACACTTTATATCCCGGAAGATGACACACAGACAATTTATGATGAGGACGCACTTTGTGGAATCAGACATTATACAGGAACGCTTATCATTGATAATCCTCATCTGTGGAATGGATTAAAAGATCCATTTTTATATACAGCGGCAGCAGAACTTAAGAAAAACGGTGATATAATTGATGAAGTTACCACAAAATTTGGATGCCGGAACTATTACTTTGACCCTGAAAAAGGATTTTTCCTGAATGGAGAGAGCTATCCGCTCAGGGGAGTATCACGCCATCAGGACAGGATGGGCGTTGGAAATGCACTTACAAAAGAGATGCATGAGGAAGATATGGAGCTGATATTGTCAGTGGGAGCTAATTCAATCCGGCTTGCACATTATCAGCATGACCAGTATTTTTATGATCTGTGCGATGAAAAAGGAATTGTGGCATGGGCTGAGATACCGTATATCACAGTACATATGGATGGTGGAAGAGAAAACACGATCTCACAGATGAAAGAACTGATTGTCCAGAATTATAATCATGCGTCTATTATTTGCTGGGCTATCTCAAATGAAATATCTTTACAGGGGGTAACGGAGGATCTGTTAGAAAATCATAGAATATTAAACGATATGATTCACAGAATGGATCAGAGCCGCGTATCTGCAATGGCAAATCTGTTTATGCTTGAGACAGACAGTCCGCTTGTAAGTCTCCCGGATATCAGAGGCTATAATCTCTACTATGGATGGTATGTGGGGGAGATGGAAGACAATGATGCATTTTTTGACCAGTTCCACAAAGAACATCCGGATACAGTGATCGGACTGACAGAGTATGGTGCTGATTCGGTAATTAAATTGCAGTCACCAAAGCCGCAAAAAGGTGATTATACAGAAAGCTATATGGCAGTGTACCATGAGCATATGCTTGAGATGATTTCCCAAAGACCATACCTGTGGGGCACCTATGTATGGAATATGTTTGAATTTGCTGCTGCAGGACGAGATGAGGCGGGCGACCCTGGTAAAAATCACAAGGGACTTATCACCTTTGACAGAAAAGAGAAAAAGGATGCTTACTATATTTACAAGGCATGGTGGAGCGATGAACCGTTCGTTCATCTTTGCGGAAGAAGATATGCAGACCGTATAGAAACGGTCACAGAGATTAAGGTTTACTCTAACCAGAAAAGGATAGCCCTCTATGTGGATGGAAAACTCTTTGGGGAGCAGGAAGGTGAGCATATATTTAAATTTGAGGTTCCAATCTGTGGAGAGCATACGATAAAAGCTGTCTGTACAGATCATGAGGCATTAAGCGATGAAATGACGATCCAAAAGGTCAGTGAACCAAATCCGGCGTATTTTATGGATGCCACAAAGGTTTGTAACTGGTTTGAAGAACCACAGGAAGAGTCTGAAAAGGAAGAAGGCGGATATCTCTCGTTAAACAGCACGATGGCAGAGATTCAGGCTGTACCGGCGGGAGCGGCACTTCTTGCGCAGATGATGAAGCAGATGCAGGGTTCAGTGGCTGGAGGTATGGGTAAGAATGTAAAGATACCAGAGACAATGATGGCTATGATTGCAAGACAGCCGTTAAAGAAACTTCTGGCACAGGGAGGAATCGATGCAGATGGAGAGCAGGCGAAGATACTTGCAGCAGCACTTGGAAAGATTCCAAAGAAATAA
- a CDS encoding helix-turn-helix transcriptional regulator gives MNEKIFMGFVANILGIRICSIANDNASLDSFEQQNCFEKTLQPMYTAEYLHYLLENAKKDVFYEITDYLNTNLILFCFDNTCYLLGPYVKNTFSSLEMQELLASHKLPASILLPLKLYYDQFPQLSYSMIHGTVLAAMRTFIPNTPEFSYRKLTGFHEELKTDKLILESNNTYYQIIDRYETENYFLRKISDGDIDGVRMAFESIASNYYANTSQSQRSLYSTDWNGFAILRTLARKAAEAGGCPVVKIDEIAQESIQKFASARTGSELDKIQKDMLIRLTQAVHDTKHMSQYSPVIRNVLNYISINYSQDISLHELSDTNHVSEEHLSRLFKKEMGITLTAYIADLRTKKAAELLKTSMLSVAEIAMYVGYPDSNYFVKVFKKRYGMTPSAYRSY, from the coding sequence ATGAATGAGAAAATTTTCATGGGATTTGTAGCAAATATACTGGGCATCAGAATCTGCAGTATTGCAAATGATAATGCCTCTCTTGATTCATTTGAACAGCAAAATTGCTTTGAAAAAACGCTTCAGCCGATGTACACCGCAGAATATCTGCATTATCTGCTGGAAAATGCAAAAAAAGACGTATTTTATGAGATTACAGACTATCTGAATACAAATCTGATTCTATTTTGTTTTGATAATACCTGTTACCTGCTGGGTCCCTATGTAAAAAATACTTTTTCATCACTGGAAATGCAGGAATTATTAGCATCCCACAAACTACCTGCAAGCATTCTGCTGCCACTGAAGCTATACTATGATCAGTTTCCACAGCTCAGCTATTCCATGATCCACGGTACCGTACTTGCTGCCATGCGTACCTTTATCCCAAATACACCTGAATTTTCTTACAGAAAGCTGACCGGATTCCATGAGGAGCTCAAGACAGATAAGCTGATTTTAGAATCCAATAATACCTATTATCAAATCATAGACAGATATGAAACGGAGAATTATTTTCTCAGAAAAATATCAGATGGGGATATAGACGGTGTCCGTATGGCTTTTGAGAGTATAGCAAGCAATTACTATGCCAACACCTCCCAATCACAGCGTTCTCTATATTCTACCGACTGGAATGGTTTTGCCATCCTTAGAACTCTTGCCAGAAAAGCCGCTGAGGCCGGTGGCTGCCCTGTGGTAAAAATAGATGAAATAGCACAAGAAAGTATCCAGAAATTTGCCTCCGCAAGAACCGGATCTGAACTGGATAAGATTCAAAAAGATATGCTGATCAGACTGACCCAGGCTGTTCATGATACAAAGCATATGTCACAATACTCTCCCGTTATCCGAAATGTACTAAACTACATCTCCATCAACTATTCACAGGACATTTCCCTGCACGAATTATCGGATACAAATCATGTAAGCGAAGAACACCTGTCCCGTCTGTTTAAAAAAGAAATGGGTATCACCCTGACCGCATATATAGCAGATTTACGCACAAAAAAAGCTGCCGAACTCTTAAAGACCTCCATGCTTTCTGTTGCGGAAATTGCAATGTATGTAGGATATCCTGACAGCAATTACTTCGTGAAAGTATTTAAAAAGCGATATGGGATGACACCATCCGCATATCGCTCGTACTAG
- a CDS encoding MFS transporter, whose amino-acid sequence MRKEKKLTQSEIDGVQYRRAKLWQIILYSCNAMVGMTVYSLIGMASYSASVGYGISTAVIGIILTCTRIFDGVTDPVLAIIYDKVDTKFGRLRVLLLGGFVIEAIALLAMFDVFSSKGHGIVVFTLLYVIYVIGYTITNMTAQTLPAIMTNDPKQRPTIGVWQTAFNYLVPMIMTVILNMVLLPKFGGTYNQEFLSAAVRVSMIVAAAGIVLVCIGISEYDKPEYYLGIKKQEPLKVKDMLDVLKGNKPLQAYIVAQASDKIAQQTASQAVITTMLFGIIIGNMSLATMLSVISMLPSIVFAGFGARYAGKYGSKNAIVTWTKICMAVAVISLVFFIVIDPGTISTFGFTMIAYVILTLVLNGAKMCVTTADVSFMADIIDYELDRSGRYVPAVVTGTYSFIDKLISSLAALIATGAVAIIGYTNTMPQPNEPLTTPIFVVTMIIYFGMPILGWIVTLIAMKNCKLTKEEMVQVQKRIEAKKNEMKEKVIKEYV is encoded by the coding sequence ATGAGGAAGGAAAAGAAATTAACGCAAAGTGAAATTGACGGTGTGCAATACCGTCGTGCAAAATTATGGCAGATTATTTTGTACTCATGTAATGCAATGGTTGGAATGACGGTTTATTCTTTAATTGGTATGGCAAGCTATAGTGCAAGTGTTGGATATGGAATTTCAACAGCTGTCATAGGAATTATTCTGACATGTACACGTATTTTTGATGGTGTGACAGACCCTGTTTTAGCAATTATATATGACAAGGTGGACACGAAATTTGGAAGATTAAGGGTACTGCTTTTGGGAGGATTTGTTATTGAAGCAATTGCACTTCTTGCCATGTTTGATGTGTTCTCATCAAAGGGCCATGGAATCGTTGTGTTTACGTTGTTATATGTAATTTACGTTATTGGTTATACAATTACAAATATGACAGCGCAGACATTACCGGCAATTATGACAAATGATCCGAAACAGCGTCCTACAATCGGAGTATGGCAGACAGCATTTAACTATCTTGTTCCTATGATAATGACGGTTATACTTAACATGGTATTACTTCCGAAATTTGGAGGGACATATAATCAGGAGTTCTTGTCAGCTGCAGTGAGAGTAAGCATGATTGTGGCAGCAGCAGGCATTGTGCTTGTATGCATAGGAATTTCAGAATATGACAAGCCGGAATATTATCTGGGAATTAAGAAACAGGAGCCACTTAAAGTAAAGGATATGCTTGATGTATTAAAGGGAAATAAACCATTACAGGCATACATTGTCGCTCAGGCATCTGATAAAATTGCACAGCAGACAGCATCACAGGCAGTGATTACAACAATGCTTTTTGGTATTATTATTGGAAATATGAGTCTTGCCACAATGCTTTCTGTGATAAGCATGCTTCCTTCGATCGTATTTGCCGGCTTTGGAGCCAGATATGCAGGAAAATATGGCAGCAAAAATGCGATTGTGACATGGACAAAGATATGTATGGCAGTTGCAGTAATATCACTTGTATTCTTTATCGTAATTGATCCGGGCACAATCTCAACATTTGGATTTACAATGATAGCTTATGTCATACTCACTCTTGTGCTGAACGGAGCGAAAATGTGTGTTACCACAGCGGATGTATCATTTATGGCAGATATCATTGACTATGAGCTTGACAGAAGTGGAAGATATGTACCAGCCGTTGTTACAGGTACTTACAGTTTCATTGATAAACTGATCTCTTCCTTAGCAGCACTCATTGCAACCGGTGCCGTGGCGATTATCGGATATACAAATACTATGCCACAGCCGAACGAGCCGCTTACAACCCCTATTTTTGTGGTGACAATGATAATATACTTTGGGATGCCAATTCTTGGATGGATTGTGACACTTATAGCTATGAAAAACTGTAAACTTACAAAAGAGGAAATGGTTCAGGTACAAAAGAGGATAGAGGCAAAGAAGAATGAGATGAAAGAAAAAGTAATAAAGGAGTATGTGTAA
- the rhaD gene encoding rhamnulose-1-phosphate aldolase — MKFIDAEFVKGFIRMANDGWEQGWHERNGGNLSYRVKPEEIESVKENFEAKKWQPIGTSVPNLAGEYFLVTGSGKYFRNVIIKPEDSICMIELDEKGENYRIVWGLVNGGRPTSELPSHLMNLEVKKIQNPKYRVVYHAHTTNIIALTFVLPLEDKVFTRELWEMATECPVVFPAGIGVVPWMVPGGREIAVATSELMKKYDLAVWAHHGMFAAGEDFDLTFGLMHTAEKSAEILVKMLSMRPDKLQTITPDNFRHLAKDFHVTLPEEFLYEK; from the coding sequence ATGAAATTTATAGATGCAGAATTTGTAAAAGGATTTATCCGTATGGCGAACGACGGATGGGAGCAGGGATGGCATGAGAGAAATGGCGGAAATCTGTCCTATCGTGTCAAACCGGAGGAAATAGAATCCGTAAAAGAAAACTTTGAGGCAAAGAAGTGGCAGCCGATCGGGACATCCGTTCCAAATCTGGCGGGAGAATATTTTCTTGTGACCGGAAGCGGCAAATATTTCCGCAACGTCATCATTAAACCGGAAGATTCCATCTGTATGATCGAACTGGATGAAAAAGGCGAAAATTACCGCATCGTATGGGGACTGGTAAATGGAGGCAGACCGACATCAGAACTGCCAAGCCATCTGATGAATCTGGAAGTGAAGAAGATACAGAACCCGAAGTACCGTGTCGTATACCACGCGCACACCACGAACATCATTGCGTTGACGTTTGTTCTGCCGCTGGAAGATAAAGTGTTTACGAGAGAACTCTGGGAGATGGCAACCGAATGTCCGGTCGTATTCCCGGCAGGCATTGGCGTAGTTCCGTGGATGGTACCGGGCGGCAGGGAGATCGCAGTTGCAACCAGTGAACTGATGAAAAAATATGATCTTGCGGTCTGGGCACATCATGGTATGTTTGCGGCCGGGGAAGATTTTGACCTGACGTTTGGTCTGATGCACACCGCAGAAAAATCCGCGGAGATTCTGGTAAAAATGCTTTCCATGAGACCGGATAAGCTGCAGACCATCACACCGGATAATTTCCGTCATCTTGCGAAAGACTTTCATGTTACACTGCCAGAAGAATTTTTATATGAAAAATAA
- a CDS encoding L-rhamnose isomerase: protein MTGYEAAKAKYAALGVDTDQAIEILKKVPVSLHCWQLDDVIGFDNDGGLTGGIQTTGNYMGRAKTPEQLMVDMEEAMKLMPGTAKLNIHASYAIFGSGEFADRDALEPKHFAKWVEFAKKHNMGIDFNPTFFSHEKVKDGLTLSSPDEETRKFWINHGKACIRISEYFAKETGMPCVMNIWTGDGFKDVPADRMGPRLRYKDSIEQILSEPYDKNLVKPCVESKVFGIGVESYTVGSAEFTLSFAALHDGCMPLMDNGHYHPLEYVSDKIPAMLCFYPEFALHITRGVRWDSDHVLILDDETKEMAKEIVRDHALDRVYMALDYFDASINRVSALATGFRSWQKALLMALCTPNEMLKELQDTNQMGKLMVMNEAVKMLPIGEVWEEYCRREGVCDDLHFYDEIEKYEREVLVKRA from the coding sequence ATGACAGGTTACGAAGCAGCAAAAGCAAAATATGCAGCATTAGGTGTGGATACAGATCAGGCAATTGAGATATTGAAAAAGGTTCCGGTATCACTGCACTGCTGGCAGCTTGATGATGTGATCGGGTTTGATAATGACGGAGGACTGACCGGAGGAATCCAGACAACCGGAAATTATATGGGACGTGCGAAGACACCGGAACAGCTCATGGTAGATATGGAAGAGGCAATGAAACTGATGCCTGGAACGGCAAAGCTGAATATCCATGCATCTTATGCGATTTTTGGATCGGGAGAATTTGCAGACCGCGATGCCTTAGAGCCAAAGCATTTTGCAAAATGGGTAGAATTTGCAAAGAAACACAACATGGGAATTGACTTCAATCCTACATTTTTCTCCCATGAAAAAGTAAAGGACGGATTGACCTTATCAAGCCCGGACGAGGAGACGAGAAAGTTCTGGATCAACCACGGAAAAGCATGTATCCGTATTTCGGAATATTTTGCGAAAGAGACCGGAATGCCGTGTGTGATGAACATCTGGACCGGTGATGGATTTAAGGATGTTCCGGCAGACCGTATGGGACCGCGTCTCCGCTATAAGGATTCGATCGAGCAGATCCTCTCAGAGCCGTATGATAAAAATCTTGTAAAACCGTGTGTGGAATCAAAAGTGTTTGGAATAGGTGTGGAGTCTTATACGGTAGGTTCTGCGGAGTTTACGCTGAGCTTTGCGGCACTGCACGATGGATGTATGCCGCTTATGGACAACGGACATTATCATCCGTTAGAGTATGTGTCCGATAAGATCCCGGCAATGCTCTGTTTTTACCCAGAATTTGCACTTCACATTACAAGGGGTGTGCGCTGGGATTCCGACCATGTGCTGATTTTGGATGATGAGACAAAAGAGATGGCAAAAGAGATCGTAAGAGATCACGCATTAGACCGTGTTTACATGGCATTAGATTACTTTGATGCAAGCATTAACCGTGTGTCAGCACTTGCAACCGGTTTCCGCAGCTGGCAGAAAGCACTTCTGATGGCTCTGTGCACACCGAATGAGATGTTAAAGGAACTTCAGGATACCAATCAGATGGGGAAACTCATGGTGATGAATGAGGCTGTGAAAATGCTCCCGATCGGAGAAGTCTGGGAAGAATACTGCCGTAGGGAAGGCGTGTGTGATGATCTTCATTTCTATGATGAGATTGAAAAATATGAGCGCGAAGTGTTAGTAAAGAGAGCATAG